A region from the Stutzerimonas stutzeri genome encodes:
- a CDS encoding IlvD/Edd family dehydratase, producing MTDKRPLRSAQWFGTTDKNGFMYRSWMKNQGIPDHEFQGKPIIGICNTWSELTPCNAHFRKIAEHVKKGVLEAGGFPVEFPVFSNGESNLRPTAMLTRNLASMDVEESIRGNPVDAVVLLVGCDKTTPALLMGAASCDVPAIVVTGGPMLNGKHKGRDIGAGTIVWQMHEQYKAGQIDLNEFLSAEAGMSRSAGTCNTMGTASTMACMAEALGTSLPHNAAIPAVDSRRYVLAHLSGMRIVEMVEEDLRLSKVLTKQAFENAIRVNAAIGGSTNAVIHLKAIAGRIGVELDLDDWTRIGRGMPTIVDLQPSGRFLMEEFYYAGGLPAVIRRLGEHQLLPNPDALTVNGKSLWDNCVQAPIYGEDEVIRALDNPLRKDGGICVLRGNLAPSGAVLKPSAATPELMKHRGRAVVFEDFDDYKARIADPDLDVDETCILVMKNCGPKGYPGMAEVGNMGLPPKVLAKGITDMVRISDARMSGTAYGTVVLHVAPEAAAGGPLAVVRNGDFIELDCYEGRLHLDVSDAELEERLAAWQAPQGLLWDGGYRRLFVEHVMQADEGCDFDFLVGCRGAEVPRHSH from the coding sequence ATGACTGATAAACGCCCCCTGCGCTCCGCTCAATGGTTTGGTACCACTGACAAGAACGGCTTCATGTACCGCAGCTGGATGAAGAACCAGGGCATCCCGGATCACGAATTCCAGGGCAAGCCGATCATCGGCATCTGCAACACCTGGTCGGAGCTGACGCCGTGCAACGCGCACTTCCGCAAGATCGCCGAGCACGTGAAGAAAGGTGTGCTGGAGGCGGGCGGCTTTCCGGTCGAATTCCCGGTGTTCTCCAATGGTGAATCGAACCTGCGACCCACCGCCATGCTGACCCGCAACCTGGCCAGCATGGATGTGGAAGAGTCGATTCGCGGTAACCCGGTGGATGCCGTCGTGCTGCTGGTCGGCTGTGACAAAACCACCCCGGCGCTGCTGATGGGCGCGGCCAGCTGCGACGTGCCGGCCATCGTCGTCACCGGAGGGCCGATGCTCAACGGCAAGCACAAGGGGCGTGACATCGGTGCCGGGACCATCGTTTGGCAGATGCACGAGCAGTACAAGGCCGGGCAGATCGACCTCAATGAGTTTCTCTCTGCCGAGGCCGGCATGTCGCGTTCGGCGGGCACCTGCAACACCATGGGCACCGCCTCGACCATGGCCTGTATGGCCGAAGCGCTGGGCACTTCATTGCCTCACAACGCGGCGATTCCGGCCGTGGACTCACGGCGCTACGTGCTGGCGCACCTGTCCGGCATGCGCATCGTCGAGATGGTCGAGGAGGACCTGCGGCTGTCCAAGGTGCTGACCAAGCAAGCCTTCGAAAACGCCATCCGCGTCAACGCCGCCATCGGTGGTTCGACCAATGCGGTGATCCACCTCAAGGCGATCGCCGGGCGGATTGGGGTCGAACTGGATCTGGATGACTGGACTCGTATCGGCCGCGGCATGCCCACCATCGTCGACCTGCAGCCTTCCGGGCGCTTCCTGATGGAAGAGTTCTACTACGCCGGTGGATTGCCGGCGGTGATCCGCCGGCTGGGTGAACATCAGCTGTTGCCCAATCCCGATGCGCTGACCGTCAATGGCAAATCACTCTGGGACAACTGCGTTCAAGCCCCGATCTACGGCGAGGACGAGGTCATTCGCGCGCTGGACAATCCGCTACGCAAGGACGGCGGCATCTGCGTATTGCGCGGCAATCTCGCGCCCAGCGGTGCGGTGTTGAAACCCTCGGCGGCAACGCCGGAGCTGATGAAGCATCGCGGTCGCGCGGTGGTGTTCGAGGACTTCGACGACTACAAGGCGCGCATTGCCGACCCCGACCTGGACGTCGACGAAACCTGCATCCTAGTCATGAAAAACTGCGGACCCAAGGGTTATCCCGGTATGGCCGAGGTCGGCAACATGGGCCTGCCGCCGAAGGTATTGGCCAAGGGAATCACCGACATGGTGCGGATCTCCGACGCCCGTATGAGCGGTACCGCTTACGGCACCGTGGTCTTGCATGTCGCGCCGGAAGCCGCAGCGGGTGGACCGCTGGCGGTGGTGCGCAACGGTGATTTCATCGAGCTGGACTGTTACGAGGGCCGTCTGCATCTGGATGTCTCGGATGCCGAGCTGGAGGAACGGCTGGCGGCGTGGCAAGCGCCGCAGGGCCTGCTGTGGGACGGTGGTTATCGGCGGCTGTTCGTGGAGCATGTGATGCAGGCCGACGAGGGCTGCGACTTCGACTTCCTCGTCGGTTGCCGTGGCGCCGAGGTTCCGCGCCATTCCCACTAA
- a CDS encoding TRAP transporter large permease, protein MSIEIATYLMIFAIFALLVLGLPLAFVTGLVAAGFTFGWFGPVAVPLVASRMFGFITEYSLVAVPMFVFMAGLLDRSGLARDLFNSMRFFAGRLPGGVAVQTIVVAFFLAAISGIIGGEIVLLGVLALPQMLRLGYDKRIAIGVVCAGGSLGTMVPPSIVLIIYGLIASVSIADLFKAAIVPAALLMGSYMLYVVVMCMRYPHMGGAHQEKDASVPRLTLGEAFKGMFFPIAIAGLVLGSIYGGIASVTEAAAMGALGVLLAVLVRGEFSLKLLQESLTQTLETCGMIVWIGIGAACLVGVYNLMGGNRFVSAAITGLDVAPFVIVLVMMLIFLLLGMFLDWIGIAMLCLPIFVPIVVALGYDPVWFGILFAVSMQVSYISPPFGPAAFYLKSVAPPDITLTDIFRSMVPFIVIQIAVLGLLLYFPAISTWLL, encoded by the coding sequence ATGAGCATCGAGATCGCAACCTACCTGATGATTTTCGCGATCTTCGCGTTGCTGGTGCTGGGGCTACCGTTGGCGTTCGTCACCGGCCTGGTCGCCGCAGGCTTCACCTTTGGCTGGTTCGGCCCGGTGGCCGTGCCGCTGGTGGCCAGTCGCATGTTCGGCTTCATTACCGAATATTCGCTGGTGGCCGTGCCGATGTTCGTCTTCATGGCGGGCTTGCTGGACCGATCGGGGCTGGCGCGGGATCTGTTCAATTCCATGCGCTTCTTCGCCGGCCGGCTGCCGGGCGGGGTGGCGGTACAGACCATCGTCGTGGCGTTCTTTCTCGCTGCCATCTCCGGAATCATCGGCGGCGAAATCGTCCTGCTCGGTGTGCTGGCGCTGCCGCAGATGCTGCGCCTGGGCTACGACAAGCGCATCGCCATCGGCGTGGTCTGTGCGGGTGGTTCATTGGGCACCATGGTGCCGCCCTCGATCGTGCTGATCATCTATGGCCTGATCGCCAGCGTCTCCATTGCCGACCTGTTCAAGGCAGCGATCGTTCCTGCAGCGCTGCTGATGGGCAGCTACATGCTCTACGTGGTGGTGATGTGCATGCGTTATCCGCACATGGGCGGTGCGCATCAGGAGAAGGATGCCAGCGTGCCGCGATTGACGCTCGGCGAGGCGTTCAAGGGCATGTTCTTTCCGATCGCCATCGCCGGCCTGGTACTCGGCAGCATCTACGGCGGTATCGCTTCGGTCACCGAGGCGGCCGCCATGGGCGCGCTGGGCGTGCTGCTGGCGGTACTGGTGCGCGGCGAATTCAGCCTCAAGCTGCTTCAGGAGAGCCTGACCCAGACCCTGGAAACCTGCGGGATGATCGTCTGGATCGGTATCGGCGCGGCCTGTCTGGTGGGGGTTTACAACCTGATGGGCGGCAACCGCTTCGTCTCGGCGGCAATCACCGGTTTGGACGTCGCGCCCTTCGTCATCGTGCTGGTGATGATGCTGATCTTCCTGCTGCTGGGCATGTTCCTCGACTGGATCGGCATCGCCATGCTCTGCCTGCCGATTTTCGTGCCCATCGTCGTCGCGCTCGGCTACGACCCGGTGTGGTTCGGCATCCTCTTCGCGGTGAGCATGCAGGTGTCTTACATATCACCCCCATTCGGCCCTGCTGCCTTCTATCTCAAGAGTGTGGCGCCGCCCGATATCACCCTGACCGACATCTTCCGCTCGATGGTGCCCTTCATCGTCATCCAGATAGCGGTGCTCGGCCTGTTGCTCTACTTCCCGGCCATCTCGACCTGGCTGTTGTAA
- a CDS encoding TRAP transporter small permease subunit — protein MKKPQPSSDHLDVCAPEPGHGLLDRGIRRAGQIIAWLVFLAMLVSVFEVIMRYGFNSPTEWAHETTTFLVAAIFALGGPYALATNRHIQIRILLDRLSPRKRSWLELLNLVLGILFCLAIGYAAWVLAYNATHAPDGSWRLETSGSSWNQPLPAFTKIVILVSIALMCVQQVVRIATHRRARLDTDATK, from the coding sequence GTGAAAAAACCTCAACCTTCCTCCGATCATCTGGATGTCTGCGCGCCCGAACCGGGGCATGGGCTGCTTGACCGCGGCATTCGTCGAGCCGGTCAGATAATCGCCTGGCTGGTATTTCTCGCCATGCTGGTCAGTGTGTTCGAAGTCATCATGCGCTACGGCTTCAACTCACCCACCGAGTGGGCGCACGAAACCACGACCTTCCTGGTGGCTGCCATCTTCGCGCTGGGTGGGCCCTATGCGCTGGCGACCAACCGGCACATCCAGATTCGCATCCTGCTCGACCGCCTTTCACCGCGTAAGCGGAGCTGGCTGGAGCTGCTGAACCTGGTGCTGGGCATCCTGTTCTGTCTGGCGATCGGTTATGCCGCCTGGGTGCTGGCCTACAACGCGACTCATGCGCCCGATGGCAGCTGGCGCCTGGAAACCTCGGGATCGTCCTGGAACCAGCCGCTTCCGGCATTCACCAAGATCGTCATCCTGGTCTCCATCGCGCTGATGTGCGTGCAGCAAGTGGTGCGGATCGCGACTCACCGACGCGCGCGTCTTGATACGGATGCCACGAAATGA
- the dctP gene encoding TRAP transporter substrate-binding protein DctP — protein MQPSIPRAGLVLAASLILTSGSVAAAQDWKFQINVNAGDDEYRIAQQWAKSVGEKTGGEINIEVLPTGTIVGNNETLDAVGAGIIQGHITDPGYFSGKNPAFAVYGNMVGAWSGPAPFLDYMRNAGGEAGYNRLVEPYNVHLIRAGAVGAESLISKRKIESLDDLKGLKVRAPEGMVSNIFKLVGAAPVNLPTSEVYTGLEKGVIDAADYTVFSTNYQQGYHKYAPFAVYPGFHSMPMKDISVNKALWDELSPEQQKILEDSVDAFTEQLVSDLQKKDEEQVALAKQKGDVTLTSLSEGELKKFRQSARDEWSRWRDRSPQAKEAVDSIQTYLQDKGML, from the coding sequence ATGCAACCGAGTATTCCCCGTGCCGGTCTTGTCCTTGCGGCGAGCCTGATCCTTACCTCCGGCAGTGTCGCCGCTGCTCAGGACTGGAAGTTCCAGATCAACGTCAACGCGGGCGACGATGAGTACCGCATCGCCCAGCAATGGGCCAAGAGCGTTGGCGAAAAAACCGGCGGTGAGATCAACATCGAAGTTCTGCCCACCGGCACCATCGTCGGTAACAACGAGACGCTGGATGCGGTCGGCGCCGGCATCATCCAGGGCCATATCACCGACCCAGGCTATTTTTCAGGCAAGAATCCGGCGTTCGCGGTGTACGGCAACATGGTGGGCGCCTGGAGCGGCCCGGCGCCGTTCCTCGACTACATGCGCAATGCGGGCGGGGAGGCGGGCTACAACCGCCTGGTCGAGCCCTACAACGTTCACCTCATTCGCGCCGGTGCCGTAGGCGCCGAGTCGCTGATCAGCAAGCGCAAGATCGAGAGCCTCGATGACCTCAAGGGGCTGAAGGTGCGCGCGCCGGAAGGCATGGTCTCCAACATCTTCAAGCTGGTCGGTGCGGCACCGGTGAATCTGCCGACTTCCGAGGTGTACACCGGGCTGGAAAAAGGTGTGATCGACGCGGCCGATTACACGGTGTTCTCCACCAACTACCAACAGGGCTATCACAAGTACGCGCCGTTCGCCGTGTATCCCGGCTTCCACTCGATGCCGATGAAGGACATTTCGGTCAACAAGGCGCTGTGGGACGAGCTGTCGCCTGAGCAGCAGAAGATTCTCGAAGACTCGGTCGATGCCTTCACCGAGCAACTGGTCAGCGATCTGCAGAAGAAAGACGAGGAGCAGGTGGCGCTGGCCAAGCAGAAGGGCGACGTGACTCTGACTTCGCTTTCCGAGGGCGAGCTGAAGAAGTTCCGTCAGTCCGCCCGGGACGAGTGGTCGCGCTGGCGTGATCGCAGTCCCCAGGCCAAGGAGGCGGTGGATTCGATCCAGACCTATCTGCAAGACAAGGGAATGCTCTAG
- a CDS encoding LysR family transcriptional regulator: MKPINSNWFVRARLKNRHIPLLVALGDTGNLNRAAEGLGISQPAISKLLKELEDGLGVALFERHARGVVPTLYGETMIRHARRLQNTLDNVYSEVDALRQGQQGHVRIGTILTPCAELLPEVVGRAKQRFPSLELSIRTGSSRDLMAILDDGELDFLVARFFAGSQQHDLRFEPLAKEPLRICARAGLIQGPMSRAELNAADWVLPPAGSVLRQEFDGLFQRVGMRPPTKVVNAENLLMVTTLVEKNDMLTVLPRDVLAHYARYGMLAEIEVDSSIDIDLNQGLMDFGIITKDQRLLSPAARNVLELLRDVAQRTALT, translated from the coding sequence ATGAAGCCGATCAACAGCAACTGGTTCGTTCGGGCTCGTCTGAAGAACCGCCACATCCCTTTGCTGGTGGCGCTAGGCGACACCGGCAACCTCAATCGCGCCGCCGAAGGGCTGGGGATCTCCCAGCCGGCCATTTCTAAGCTGTTGAAGGAGCTGGAAGACGGGCTTGGCGTCGCGCTTTTCGAGCGACATGCCAGAGGCGTGGTCCCGACGCTGTACGGCGAGACCATGATTCGCCACGCCAGACGCCTGCAGAACACCCTGGACAACGTCTACAGCGAAGTCGACGCGCTGCGCCAAGGGCAGCAGGGTCACGTCCGGATCGGCACCATCCTCACGCCCTGTGCTGAGTTGTTGCCGGAGGTGGTGGGCCGCGCCAAGCAGCGCTTCCCGAGCCTGGAACTGAGCATCCGGACTGGCTCGAGCCGTGATCTGATGGCGATCCTCGACGATGGCGAACTGGACTTTCTGGTCGCACGCTTCTTTGCCGGGAGCCAGCAGCATGATTTGCGTTTCGAACCGCTGGCCAAGGAACCCCTGCGGATCTGTGCGAGGGCAGGACTGATCCAGGGGCCGATGTCCCGCGCCGAGCTGAACGCCGCCGACTGGGTACTGCCGCCGGCCGGCAGCGTGTTGCGTCAGGAATTCGATGGCTTGTTCCAGCGTGTCGGCATGCGCCCGCCAACCAAGGTGGTCAACGCCGAAAACCTGCTGATGGTCACCACCCTGGTGGAGAAGAACGACATGCTGACCGTGCTGCCGCGCGATGTGCTGGCGCACTATGCACGTTATGGCATGCTCGCCGAGATCGAAGTCGACTCCAGCATCGACATTGACCTGAATCAGGGTTTGATGGATTTCGGCATCATCACCAAGGACCAGCGGCTGCTTTCCCCCGCCGCACGCAACGTGCTGGAGCTGTTACGGGATGTCGCCCAGCGGACGGCGCTGACATAA
- a CDS encoding aldehyde dehydrogenase (NADP(+)), whose amino-acid sequence MSAILGHNYIAGDRSAAGTQKLKSHDATSGEALPFEFVQATQDEVNAAAEAAAAAYPSYRALPAERRAVFLDAIADELDALGDDFVALVCQETALPAGRIQGERGRTSGQMRLFAKVLRRGDFYGARIDRALPERKPLPRPDLRQCRMGLGPVAVFGASNFPLAFSTAGGDTASALAAGCPVVFKAHSGHMATAERVADTILRAAEKTGMPKGVFNMVYGGGVGEWLVKHPAIQAVGFTGSLRGGRALCDMADARPQPIPVFAEMSSINPVLVLPQALKARGDAIANELTASVVMGCGQFCTNPGMVIGIRSPEFSSFLEQLTGFMSEQPAQTMLNAGTLTSYSKGLEHLQAHPGIIHLAGATQEGNQARPQLFKADAQLLIDGDELLQEEVFGPTTVVVEVADKAELIRALHGLRGQLTATLIADEADLSDFADLTAVLEQKAGRLLLNGYPTGVEVCDSMVHGGPYPATSDARGTSVGTLAIDRFLRPVCYQNFPEALLPEALKNANPLGINRLVDGEVTRSAI is encoded by the coding sequence ATGTCCGCCATTCTCGGCCACAACTACATAGCGGGTGATCGCAGTGCTGCCGGCACCCAAAAGCTGAAAAGTCACGATGCCACCAGCGGCGAAGCGCTGCCGTTCGAATTCGTACAGGCGACGCAAGACGAGGTGAATGCTGCCGCCGAAGCCGCTGCCGCCGCCTACCCAAGTTACCGTGCCTTGCCGGCTGAACGGCGCGCCGTATTTCTCGATGCCATCGCTGACGAGCTAGACGCGCTGGGCGACGACTTCGTAGCGCTGGTCTGTCAGGAAACCGCGCTGCCGGCCGGGCGCATCCAGGGTGAGCGCGGGCGTACCAGCGGGCAGATGCGACTGTTCGCCAAGGTGCTGCGCCGTGGTGATTTCTACGGGGCGCGTATCGATCGCGCGCTGCCGGAGCGCAAACCGTTGCCGCGTCCCGATCTGCGTCAGTGCCGCATGGGGCTCGGTCCGGTCGCTGTATTCGGTGCCAGCAATTTCCCCTTGGCGTTTTCCACGGCCGGTGGTGATACCGCTTCGGCATTGGCCGCCGGTTGCCCGGTCGTGTTCAAGGCCCACAGCGGCCACATGGCCACTGCCGAACGGGTTGCCGACACGATCCTGCGTGCTGCCGAGAAAACCGGCATGCCCAAGGGCGTGTTCAACATGGTTTACGGTGGCGGTGTCGGTGAGTGGCTGGTCAAGCACCCGGCGATCCAGGCGGTCGGTTTCACCGGCTCGTTGCGCGGTGGCCGTGCGCTGTGCGACATGGCAGACGCACGTCCGCAGCCGATCCCGGTGTTCGCCGAGATGTCCAGCATCAATCCGGTGCTGGTCTTGCCGCAGGCGTTGAAGGCCCGCGGCGATGCCATTGCCAACGAGCTGACCGCGTCCGTGGTGATGGGCTGCGGCCAGTTCTGCACCAATCCCGGCATGGTAATCGGCATTCGCTCGCCGGAGTTTTCGTCGTTCCTCGAACAGCTCACCGGCTTCATGTCCGAGCAGCCCGCGCAGACCATGCTCAATGCCGGTACGCTGACCAGCTACTCCAAGGGCCTGGAACATCTGCAGGCGCACCCGGGCATCATCCACCTGGCCGGCGCCACGCAGGAGGGCAACCAGGCGCGGCCGCAGTTGTTCAAGGCCGACGCGCAGTTGCTGATTGACGGAGACGAACTGCTGCAGGAGGAGGTCTTCGGGCCCACCACGGTGGTAGTGGAAGTCGCCGACAAGGCGGAGTTGATTCGTGCATTGCATGGCTTGCGCGGCCAGCTCACTGCGACCTTGATCGCAGACGAAGCGGACTTGAGCGACTTCGCCGATCTCACCGCGGTCCTGGAACAAAAGGCCGGGCGCTTGCTGCTCAACGGCTACCCGACCGGCGTAGAGGTCTGCGACTCGATGGTTCACGGCGGACCGTACCCGGCGACTTCCGATGCGCGCGGCACTTCGGTGGGAACCCTGGCGATCGACCGCTTCCTGCGGCCTGTCTGCTATCAGAACTTCCCCGAAGCACTGCTACCCGAGGCGCTGAAAAATGCCAATCCGCTGGGTATCAACCGCCTCGTGGATGGCGAAGTGACGCGGAGCGCGATCTAG
- the araD1 gene encoding AraD1 family protein: MRLIQFENEQGQRQVGVVDGERLDVVRGARSTRELALAAIRNGNSLVAQVDAQGCDAGPSYRQLLDSGRVLPPLDHEDPAHCLVSGTGLTHLGSASTRDKMHQQVEQAEEKVTDTMQMFRWGMQGGKPQPGTVGAQPEWFYKGDGSIVVRPGADFPAPDFAEDFGEEPELTGLYVIGDDGQPYRLGFALGNEFSDHVTERKNYLYLAHSKLRFCSFGPELRIGELPANLAGVSRIHRAGELLWEKEFLSGEENMCHSLENLEYHHFKYAQFLRPGDVHVHFFGTATLSFADGIKTQPGDQFEISLDAFGAPLRNGIAIRRGGIKAGGVKAL; this comes from the coding sequence ATGCGGTTGATTCAATTCGAGAACGAACAGGGCCAGCGTCAGGTCGGTGTAGTCGATGGTGAGCGTCTCGACGTGGTGCGTGGAGCGCGCAGTACACGCGAGCTGGCGCTGGCTGCGATACGTAACGGCAACAGCCTGGTCGCACAGGTCGACGCTCAGGGCTGCGATGCCGGTCCCTCGTATCGCCAGTTACTGGACAGCGGCCGCGTGCTGCCTCCGCTGGACCATGAGGACCCCGCGCATTGCCTGGTCAGTGGTACCGGCCTGACTCATCTGGGCAGCGCTTCGACCCGCGACAAGATGCATCAGCAGGTCGAGCAGGCGGAGGAAAAGGTCACCGATACGATGCAAATGTTCCGCTGGGGCATGCAGGGCGGAAAGCCGCAGCCGGGGACCGTAGGGGCGCAGCCCGAGTGGTTCTACAAGGGAGATGGCAGCATCGTGGTTCGTCCGGGTGCGGATTTTCCAGCACCCGATTTTGCCGAGGACTTCGGCGAAGAGCCCGAGCTGACCGGTCTTTACGTGATTGGCGATGATGGCCAGCCATACCGGCTCGGTTTCGCCCTCGGCAACGAATTCTCCGACCATGTGACCGAACGCAAGAACTACCTGTACCTGGCCCACTCCAAACTCAGATTCTGCTCGTTCGGACCCGAGCTGCGGATTGGCGAGCTGCCAGCGAACCTGGCGGGCGTCAGTCGTATCCACCGGGCCGGCGAGTTGTTGTGGGAAAAGGAGTTTCTGTCAGGCGAAGAGAACATGTGCCACAGCCTGGAGAATCTCGAATACCATCACTTCAAGTACGCTCAGTTCCTGCGTCCCGGTGATGTTCATGTGCATTTCTTCGGCACGGCCACACTGTCATTCGCGGACGGTATCAAGACGCAACCGGGCGACCAGTTCGAGATCAGCCTCGATGCCTTCGGTGCGCCCCTGCGCAATGGCATCGCCATCCGCCGGGGCGGTATCAAGGCCGGCGGGGTCAAGGCGCTCTGA
- a CDS encoding LysR family transcriptional regulator yields the protein MIAALPSIVSRLRLKQLRLLIALDEQGSLHRAAEQVSISQPGATKALHEIETTFAAELFTRSSQGLQPNDLGRCVIRYARLIQSDLAHLREEMVGILQGHGGRLSVGVIMGAVPLLMRALGRLRRKQPELSVEIVEDTSARLLAMIDEGRLDLAICRSSVSRRPDAYDCLTLHEEQLAVAAHPDHPLADSPKLSLEDLSGYRWVIYPANMPMRQLLEREFSQASLEFPRYPVETASTFTTLSLLQEDPELVAVMPLSVARFSERFGMIRRLPLELQSRSEPYGVIARHGSSLSPAARLLLEELQSESDAAATAEPRIG from the coding sequence ATGATCGCTGCCCTGCCCTCCATCGTCTCCCGCCTGCGGCTCAAGCAGCTGCGTCTTCTCATCGCGCTCGACGAACAGGGCTCGCTGCACCGTGCAGCCGAGCAGGTGTCGATCAGCCAACCCGGTGCGACCAAGGCGTTGCATGAAATCGAAACGACCTTTGCCGCCGAGCTGTTCACCCGCAGCAGCCAAGGGTTGCAGCCCAACGATCTGGGGCGTTGCGTCATCCGTTATGCGCGGCTGATCCAGAGCGACCTGGCGCACTTGCGCGAAGAAATGGTCGGCATCCTTCAGGGGCATGGCGGCCGCCTCTCGGTGGGCGTGATCATGGGTGCCGTTCCACTACTGATGCGTGCGCTGGGCCGGCTGCGGCGCAAGCAGCCGGAGCTGTCGGTGGAGATCGTCGAAGACACCAGCGCCCGCCTGCTTGCGATGATCGATGAGGGCCGGTTGGACCTGGCGATCTGCCGGAGCAGCGTCAGCCGGCGCCCGGACGCTTATGACTGCCTGACCCTGCACGAAGAGCAATTGGCGGTCGCTGCGCATCCAGACCATCCGCTGGCCGATTCGCCGAAGCTGTCCCTGGAGGATCTGAGCGGTTATCGCTGGGTCATTTATCCGGCGAACATGCCGATGCGCCAACTGCTGGAGCGCGAATTCAGCCAAGCGAGCCTTGAGTTCCCCCGCTACCCGGTCGAAACCGCCTCCACCTTCACCACGCTCAGCCTGTTGCAGGAGGACCCGGAGCTGGTCGCGGTAATGCCGCTATCGGTCGCCCGCTTCAGCGAGCGCTTCGGCATGATCCGCAGGCTGCCGCTCGAGCTGCAATCGCGCAGCGAACCCTACGGCGTGATAGCCCGGCATGGCAGCAGCCTGTCTCCCGCAGCGCGGCTGTTGCTCGAAGAATTGCAAAGCGAAAGCGACGCGGCCGCGACTGCCGAGCCACGCATAGGCTGA
- a CDS encoding SelT/SelW/SelH family protein produces the protein MPDTKPEIVITYCTQCQWLLRAAWLAQELLSTFGEDLGKVSLVPASGGTFHIDCNGKQIWERKRDGGFPEAKELKQRVRDEIDPQRDLGHNDKR, from the coding sequence ATGCCCGATACCAAGCCCGAGATCGTGATCACCTACTGCACCCAATGCCAGTGGCTGCTTCGCGCGGCCTGGCTGGCACAGGAGCTGCTGTCGACGTTCGGCGAGGACCTGGGCAAGGTCTCGCTGGTGCCGGCCAGTGGCGGCACCTTTCACATCGATTGCAACGGCAAGCAGATTTGGGAGCGCAAGCGCGACGGCGGATTTCCCGAAGCCAAGGAACTGAAGCAGCGGGTTCGCGACGAGATCGATCCGCAGCGGGACCTCGGGCATAACGACAAGCGCTGA